The following proteins come from a genomic window of Trifolium pratense cultivar HEN17-A07 linkage group LG4, ARS_RC_1.1, whole genome shotgun sequence:
- the LOC123919940 gene encoding 3-oxoacyl-[acyl-carrier-protein] reductase FabG-like, translated as MQHQHLSNRQLEPWHSLTGKVVLVTGASAGIGRDLSLDLARAGCRVIVAARRVDRLQSLCDEINGRLLSPEKQSLRAVAVELDVAADGSAIEKYVQKAWEAFGCIDALINNAGVRGNVSSPLELSEEEWNKVFKTNITGTWLVSKYVCKLMCDAKRKGSIINISSIAGLERGQLPGATAYACSKAGVNMLTKVMALELGAYKIRVNSISPGLFKSEITENLMKKDWLNNVAEKTVPLRTFGTSNPGLTAIVRYLIHDSSEYVTGNIFIADAGATLPGVPIYSSL; from the exons ATGCAACATCAGCACCTTTCTAACCGCCAATTAGAGCCATGGCACAGTCTCACCGGAAAAGTCGTTCTCGTAACCGGCGCTTCTGCCGGAATCGGCCGTGATTTATCTCTTGATCTCGCTCGAGCAGGCTGTCGTGTCATTGTCGCAGCTCGTCGAGTTGATCGTCTTCAATCTCTCTGTGATGAAATCAATGGACGGTTATTGTCACCGGAGAAACAAAGCCTCCGTGCTGTTGCGGTGGAACTTGATGTTGCCGCTGATGGCTCCGCCATTGAGAAGTATGTGCAGAAGGCGTGGGAGGCTTTTGGATGTATTGATGCGTTGATCAATAACGCTGGTGTTAGAG GAAATGTGAGTTCACCCTTGGAATTGTCTGAAGAAGAATGGAACAAAGTATTTAAAACAAACATAACCGGTACATGGTTAGTGTCAAAATATGTATGCAAACTCATGTGTGATGCAAAGAGAAAAGGatcaattatcaatatatcTTCAATTGCTGGCTTAGAGAGAGGCCAATTGCCTGGTGCTACTGCATATGCATGTTCAAAGGCAGGTGTCAATATGCTAACAAAG GTGATGGCATTGGAATTGGGAGCATACAAAATAAGAGTGAATTCAATATCACCAGGACTATTCAAATCTGAAATTACTGAAAATTTGATGAAGAAAGATTGGTTAAACAATGTGGCTGAAAAAACAGTACCATTGAGAACATTTGGCACTTCAAATCCAGGATTAACAGCAATTGTTCGCTACTTAATTCATGATTCTTCTGAATATGTCACtggaaatatttttattgctGATGCTGGTGCTACCTTACCCGGCGTGCCTATTTATTCTTCATTATGA